From Zhongshania aliphaticivorans, one genomic window encodes:
- a CDS encoding B12-binding domain-containing radical SAM protein encodes MNALPCPVFLFSMDSDQFWAAPTTTGGLKAYYQAYGKHTSQYQLELIHFRDSDAVAAWQSQWHNTVLPMLKSALDAGQRPVVGFSMYTWNAAEFLSLIHQIKVACPEVLCIAGGPHVQQAEDYLFEDPIDLIILGEGETTFQEILDTPLGNPWTDVKGLAFLENGEIVKTPERQRRTLLDELPSALDVIDLVDADGNCLYDSISYETSRGCPFKCAFCEWGTGAIGTKMYQFSMKRVRSDWRRIVDAGIKDIWLADSNFGALKEDLEKAQYICELKAETGLPSSFATSWSKKHSPRVQDIVLLLHRNGLLPHYQLALQTLTPLALELSNRKNMGANKYEPIAKQMASEGVPIAAELIWGLPGDNLPEFERNLDQLLRTFPNLNIFAYTLLPGTEFYERRDEYKIETIPVAGYGKAKGEYVVACHTFDRDQGIEGYFLITAHILFAHGHLLPLSIRYLALQDNITTAPLLRNLLRAVCAEYQNELRDIDLSDRMVVYENRARLYTAILQNPDALYTLLRQQVFAYLDAANCKQHSDAIANIIDLDQALSPRVGGPTETEYSFNFDVISSKTALDCLSLPTPEDLSPKAQRFKIKSPGGVGTILKDPDGGGWLRGEILSPTIELQTVRIIHPNVKPQLSPQ; translated from the coding sequence ATGAATGCACTGCCCTGCCCCGTATTCCTGTTCAGCATGGATTCTGATCAATTTTGGGCCGCACCGACGACTACCGGCGGACTTAAGGCTTACTACCAAGCCTATGGAAAACACACATCACAGTATCAGTTAGAGTTGATACATTTTCGCGATAGCGACGCGGTTGCCGCTTGGCAGAGCCAATGGCACAACACTGTATTACCCATGTTAAAATCAGCATTAGACGCAGGCCAACGACCAGTAGTTGGCTTTAGTATGTACACGTGGAACGCGGCGGAATTTTTAAGTTTAATCCATCAAATAAAAGTTGCCTGCCCCGAGGTGCTCTGTATCGCCGGCGGCCCCCATGTTCAACAAGCCGAAGATTATCTATTTGAAGACCCTATTGACCTAATTATTCTCGGTGAAGGCGAAACCACCTTTCAGGAAATTCTGGACACCCCTCTAGGCAATCCATGGACAGACGTTAAAGGCCTCGCGTTTTTAGAAAATGGCGAGATAGTCAAAACTCCAGAGCGCCAGCGGCGCACTCTGCTTGACGAATTGCCGTCGGCACTTGATGTTATTGACTTGGTCGATGCGGATGGCAACTGTCTGTACGACTCAATATCCTACGAGACCAGCAGAGGCTGTCCGTTTAAATGTGCGTTTTGCGAGTGGGGAACCGGTGCGATTGGCACCAAGATGTATCAGTTTTCTATGAAGCGAGTACGCAGCGATTGGCGTCGTATAGTCGACGCTGGCATTAAAGACATCTGGTTGGCAGATTCCAACTTTGGTGCATTAAAAGAAGACCTCGAAAAAGCCCAGTACATTTGTGAACTCAAGGCCGAGACCGGCCTACCGAGTAGCTTCGCAACATCTTGGTCAAAAAAACACAGCCCGCGGGTTCAAGATATTGTATTGCTATTACACCGCAATGGCCTGCTCCCCCACTACCAACTGGCCTTGCAAACATTGACCCCACTGGCCTTGGAATTAAGTAACCGCAAAAATATGGGCGCCAACAAATACGAACCCATCGCCAAACAGATGGCCAGCGAGGGCGTTCCTATTGCGGCAGAGCTAATATGGGGCTTACCTGGCGACAATTTACCGGAGTTCGAACGTAATTTAGATCAATTACTGCGTACCTTCCCCAACTTGAATATCTTTGCCTATACACTGCTGCCCGGCACTGAGTTTTATGAGCGACGCGACGAATATAAGATCGAAACTATTCCTGTCGCTGGCTATGGCAAAGCCAAGGGCGAGTATGTGGTCGCTTGCCATACCTTTGATCGCGACCAAGGTATTGAAGGCTATTTTTTGATTACTGCGCACATTTTATTTGCCCACGGCCACCTGCTTCCGCTATCGATTCGCTACTTAGCCCTGCAAGACAATATCACCACCGCACCACTGCTGCGCAATTTACTACGCGCCGTCTGCGCAGAATACCAAAATGAATTACGTGATATTGATTTAAGTGATCGCATGGTGGTCTATGAAAACAGGGCCCGCCTCTACACGGCTATATTGCAAAACCCTGATGCGCTGTACACACTGCTTCGTCAGCAGGTCTTTGCCTATTTGGATGCCGCAAATTGCAAGCAACATAGCGACGCCATTGCCAATATTATCGATTTAGATCAAGCCCTATCACCCCGCGTTGGCGGGCCGACTGAAACCGAGTACAGCTTCAACTTCGATGTTATCAGCAGTAAAACGGCACTCGACTGCCTGAGTTTGCCAACGCCCGAAGACCTGTCACCTAAAGCCCAACGTTTCAAAATTAAAAGCCCGGGGGGCGTCGGTACTATTCTGAAAGACCCCGACGGCGGTGGCTGGCTGCGGGGCGAAATACTTAGCCCCACGATTGAGCTGCAAACCGTGCGAATTATACATCCCAATGTTAAACCTCAGCTCAGTCCTCAGTGA